One Castanea sativa cultivar Marrone di Chiusa Pesio chromosome 4, ASM4071231v1 DNA window includes the following coding sequences:
- the LOC142631259 gene encoding 28 kDa ribonucleoprotein, chloroplastic, which yields MASSATTVFRPMSMSESSSCLITLPSLFTTTTKNPSRILSVPSKPIKLHLSYSHTSLLSLTNKTQFSSIATFVAQTSDWAQQEEDNNTITINQQGEEEPIWENQETNVSGFEAEGEDSIIEGGDKDGVFEERDEEEETSVEPPEEAKLFVGNLPYDVDSQKLAELFEQVGTVEVAEVIYNRDTDQSRGFGFVTMSTVEEAEEAVEKFSSYDLGGRPLTVNKAAPRGARPERPPRAFEPGFRIYVGNLPWDVDNGRLEQIFSEHGKVEQARVLFDRETGRSRGFGFVTMSSETEMNDAIAALDGQSLDGRAIRVNVAEERPRRTF from the exons ATGGCTTCCTCAGCTACAACAGTCTTCAGACCCATGTCAATGTCAGAGTCATCATCATGCTTAATCACTCTTCCCTCACTcttcaccaccaccacaaaaaaCCCATCTCGAATTCTCTCTGTACCATCCAAACCCATCAAACTCCACCTCTCATACTCCCACACTTCACTCTTGTCCCTCACAAACAAAACCCAGTTTTCCTCCATAGCCACCTTTGTAGCCCAGACCTCAGACTGGGCTCAACAAGAAGAAGACAACAACACCATCACCATTAACCAACAAGGAGAAGAAGAGCCCATCTGGGAAAACCAAGAGACCAATGTTTCAGGTTTTGAAGCTGAGGGAGAGGACTCAATTATTGAGGGTGGTGATAAAGATGGggtttttgaggagagagatgaagaggaagagactTCTGTGGAACCCCCAGAAGAAGCTAAGCTATTTGTTGGAAATTTGCCTTATGATGTTGATAGTCAGAAATTGGCTGAGCTTTTCGAGCAGGTTGGCACTGTGGAGGTAGCTGAG GTTATTTACAACAGAGATACTGATCAGAGTCGTGGGTTCGGGTTTGTGACGATGAGTACTGTTGAAGAAGCTGAGGAGGCTGTTGAGAAGTTCAGCAGCTAT GATTTAGGTGGAAGGCCGTTGACTGTTAACAAGGCTGCTCCAAGAGGAGCTCGGCCTGAGCGCCCTCCTCGTGCATTTGAACCTGGCTTCAGAATTTATGTTGGTAACTTGCCATGGGATGTGGATAATGGTCGCCTGGAGCAGATTTTCAGTGAACATGGCAAGGTGGAACAAGCTCGGGTACTTTTCGACAGAGAGACTGGCCGTTCACGTGGTTTTGGCTTTGTAACAATGTCAAGTGAGACTGAAATGAATGATGCCATTGCTGCTCTTGATGGACAG AGTTTGGATGGGAGGGCGATAAGAGTGAATGTTGCTGAAGAAAGACCAAGGCGTACCTTCTAA